The Paenibacillus sp. BIC5C1 DNA segment GTACTTTAAACAATTGCTCCAGATTCCAAGGCGGCTTTCCAGAAATGGAATGTCACCTCCCTTTGAACTGATAATGATTTTCTTTCTCAATACGTATCATATCATTCATTGCTTCAGCTAAACATGGATATTTAAACGGAGTGAACTGGACTTTAGTCAGCCAAACAATCGCAGAAAATAGGTCAGCGCCCGATCATGCGACCAGGCTGAATACTCAAATAATTTTTCTGTCCCAACCTCGTACACATGTCCATGCCGAACAGCTATCAATCGATGCCACTGCTCGCTGGCCTGAAGCGCCTTCCATTCCCGGGCAGCCTGCTGTGTGGAATCTACCATGATAATCAGCATATCTGCGTCGTATTTTTCCAGAGCTTCTTTGGCCACCGCTTCAAAAACATTGATGTCATCAAGACGATGCGTAGCTGCCAATCTAAAATCATTATAAAGGACCGCCCCAGCATTACGTTTGCCATATATCCGATATTCCGAATCTGTGATACGCCATATGTTAACGGTAGCTCCACCGATGTTACGCCTTACTTTGCGGTAGACCGCTTCCGCCCTGCCATCATATTCCGACAGCCATGTCTCTGCTTCTGCCCGATGCTCCATGACTTCTGCAATCGTTCGAAGCTGCTCGCGCCAGTCTGTGGATAACCAAGGGATGGCAACTGTAGGTGCAATCTGTTCCAGCTCTTTTCGCGCCCGCTCGGCCAGAATGTCGGTGCAGAAAATAAGCTCCGGCTCCGACGCACGCAATTGATCCACATTTTCTTGCCAGATCTGCCCTTCCCCAAGCTCATAAGAATGCAGACGAGTCATTCGGTTGTATAATTCATGATTTGGATAAAAAGCAGCAGCTTTCGGAAGCAGGCCAAGAGCCAGTAAACTGCCCGAGATTGGATCAGAGACACTTGCGATACTATATCTGCGACTTTTGACAAACGCGTTAGGCGAAAGTCCCATCTTCTGTTTGAATCTGCGGCTAAAATAAAATTCATCTTCATAGCCCAATCGAACCGCAGTCTCTTTTACACCGTCACCTGACAAAAGGAGCTCCTTGGCTCGTTTCATTCTGACATCCATCAGATAGGCCGTGGGGGTCTTTCCTGTATATTGTTGAAATGCCCACGAAAAATACCCTGGACTCAGGCCTGCAAGCATGGCCAATTCATCACGTTTTAACTCATGATCCAGATGCTCATTCAT contains these protein-coding regions:
- a CDS encoding helix-turn-helix domain-containing protein, with product MKVNEKKAGKMLKYSSIDSFEVSWNGEMVHAATAEHSAILCTSGSGTLVSNEHISRLNEGEVYLLAPGQRFKLAADEQALKGCIVRFEVYEYGGEQQLTATHAFMEGLFWCKDREQLALSCDRLLQMEVAGDEEHFNRQAALYGLMTLLVQAEAKPESTEPTASAIARVADYMNEHLDHELKRDELAMLAGLSPGYFSWAFQQYTGKTPTAYLMDVRMKRAKELLLSGDGVKETAVRLGYEDEFYFSRRFKQKMGLSPNAFVKSRRYSIASVSDPISGSLLALGLLPKAAAFYPNHELYNRMTRLHSYELGEGQIWQENVDQLRASEPELIFCTDILAERARKELEQIAPTVAIPWLSTDWREQLRTIAEVMEHRAEAETWLSEYDGRAEAVYRKVRRNIGGATVNIWRITDSEYRIYGKRNAGAVLYNDFRLAATHRLDDINVFEAVAKEALEKYDADMLIIMVDSTQQAAREWKALQASEQWHRLIAVRHGHVYEVGTEKLFEYSAWSHDRALTYFLRLFG